In one Brassica oleracea var. oleracea cultivar TO1000 chromosome C9, BOL, whole genome shotgun sequence genomic region, the following are encoded:
- the LOC106313232 gene encoding glutamine synthetase cytosolic isozyme 1-4, which translates to MSALADLINLDLSDYTEKIIAEYIWIGGSGLDMRSKARTLPGPVKDPSELPKWNYDGSSTGQAPGSDSEVILYPQAIFKDPFRRGNNILVMCDAYTPAGEPIPTNKRHAAAKIFSDPSVAAEETWYGIEQEYTLLQKDIKWPVGWPVGGFPGPQGPYYCGVGADKAFGRDIVDSHYKACLYAGINVSGTNGEVMPGQWEFQVGPTVGIAAADQVWVARYILERITELAGVVLSLDPKPIPGDWNGAGAHTNYSTKSMREDGGYEVIKKAIEKLGLRHKEHISAYGEGNERRLTGKHETADINTFLWGVANRGASIRVGRDTEQAGKGYFEDRRPASNMDPYTVTSMIAETTILWKP; encoded by the exons ATGTCGGCACTTGCAGATTTGATCAATCTCGATCTCTCCGATTACACTGAGAAGATCATTGCGGAGTACATATG GATTGGTGGATCAGGCTTGGATATGAGAAGCAAAGCAAGG ACTTTGCCCGGACCAGTGAAGGATCCATCGGAGTTACCGAAATGGAACTATGACGGTTCAAGCACCGGCCAAGCTCCCGGCAGTGACAGTGAAGTCATCCTCTA CCCTCAAGCTATCTTCAAAGACCCCTTCAGAAGAGGCAACAACATCCTT GTAATGTGTGACGCATATACACCGGCCGGTGAACCGATTCCGACGAACAAAAGGCATGCTGCAGCTAAGATCTTTAGCGACCCCAGCGTTGCCGCCGAAGAAACATG GTATGGAATTGAGCAAGAGTATACTTTGCTTCAAAAGGATATTAAGTGGCCGGTAGGTTGGCCTGTTGGCGGCTTCCCAGGTCCTCAG GGACCGTACTACTGTGGAGTTGGAGCAGACAAAGCCTTTGGAAGAGACATAGTAGATTCTCATTACAAAGCCTGTCTTTACGCCGGAATCAATGTCAGTGGCACTAACGGAGAAGTCATGCCCGGACAG TGGGAGTTCCAAGTCGGTCCAACGGTTGGAATCGCTGCCGCCGATCAAGTCTGGGTCGCTCGTTACATCCTCGAG AGGATCACAGAATTGGCTGGAGTTGTTTTATCTCTTGACCCTAAACCAATTCCG GGAGATTGGAATGGTGCAGGAGCGCACACAAATTACAG TACAAAGTCGATGAGAGAAGATGGAGGGTACGAGGTGATAAAGAAAGCGATAGAGAAGCTTGGATTGCGTCACAAGGAACACATCTCTGCTTATGGTGAAGGCAACGAGCGTCGCCTCACTGGCAAACACGAGACTGCCGATATCAACACTTTCTTATGG GGTGTGGCCAACCGTGGGGCATCGATTAGAGTTGGTCGGGACACTGAGCAAGCTGGGAAAGGGTACTTTGAAGATCGTAGGCCAGCGTCCAACATGGATCCGTACACTGTGACCTCCATGATTGCTGAAACTACAATCCTCTGGAAGCCATGA